The Lonchura striata isolate bLonStr1 chromosome 6, bLonStr1.mat, whole genome shotgun sequence nucleotide sequence ACTGAGGTATCTCAGGGACACGTGCCCTAAGATGTCTTGGAAGCCAATGAGCCTGGAGAAAATGTCTGTCATAAAAATTTTCCCTTCCTGGACTCCGTGTGAGGAATTTGAACAAAACTGGCGGAGCCTGGCTATCACTGAGATATGATATTGTGAATTCGAGTTAACTTTAACAAAAAAGTGCTGATTGAAAAGGCATCATTTTCTTCTAccctccagcccagctggccTCCTTAGAGCTTTGGTCAGGATGGTTTGAGAAATATAATTTTGCATTTACATAAAACCACTACTTTCCAGATGCTACATTTGGGACTTTTATATAGTCTCGATTATTTTCTGCCAAATTCTGTTTTGAGGGTAAAAACAGATTCACTCCTAGCAGAAGgggtgtgtgagtgtgtgtatTTGTTTTGGAAGTGCTTGAGATTTAACCAGTTTCTCTGTATGCTTCCCCTAAGATTaaatttcccttccctcctcttaCTTTAGCAGCTGGCGtgatctctgttgttttaactttcttcctctttttcccttcctgtttTGCAACATCCTTCCAAATACAGAGGAGAAGCCCAGAATAAAGTAAGTATGACGGGCAGGGTTTCAAAACCCTGGGCTCATTTTCCTGATCTGGCAGAAGCCCTTCGATTCTCTATTGGGCAAATGGCCACCAGCAGCCTTTCTGCAGCTCTCCCTCACACAGCATCCGTCTGTTTGTCCCTGCATGCCTTTCCAGGATGTCTGCTTCCTTCAGAGGATGCCTTAGCTGCACTTACTGGCCTGGGCCTTAAGACTTGTTCCTGGTAGAGTCAGAGAATTCATGGACTGTGTGAGATGCAGAGGGCTCACAGTATCCCAAAATACAGGCAGCTCCACAGTAAATGCTCTGAGAGGCCATGGCTGGGAAACTGCCCTCTCCATCCAGGGTCGCTGACAATGGCAAATATTGGGCTGGGCTGAGTTGAGCTTTGCTAAGGTTTACCTTggaccttctggctctgcaccttcccttcccactctgccagctgcccaggacAGAGTGTAGAGCCCTGCACaggcagaatcacagaaaaacaCATCTTTCCATGTGGTAGGGAATGACCGCAGGCTTTGGGAATAAAGAGGGGTTTTAGGGATAACTCCCTGCCCTGCATGACCTTCCAGGAAGGAGAGTGGTCCTTAGGAATTTTCTGGAGTAGTTTTCCACTGATGTGCTCTTTCACCCCTCCCTATATCCACCAACATTCCTTCTTGTCAGCGTGATTCCTGAGGATGGGGTAGAATAGGCTGTTTAAAAAGCTGCATATTCTTTAAGTTGaaaatcctttatttttcttttctttttgttttgtttttgaatCTCTGCAGACTAACTGCTCCTAAAATACCAGAGGGTGAGAAAGTAGATTTTGATGTAAGTATTCCTGAGACTGGCTGTGTTAGTCCTTTGTACTTGATAATAGACATGAGTGCAAACCCACATAATTCCTCCTGCACTGGATATTGCTGAGGGTAGAGGCAAAGACAAAAGTATGGTTGATTTGTCATTTGATTTCAGCAAAAGGCTACTCTCTGCTCCGTGAAACTGAATGCATTCACTGATAATGTGACTAAGCTAAAGTcatgtatttctttatttttgtttatctCCTTGAATCTTTGAAGCCATTATGAGGAGAAAGTGTTTTAGAGATCTCAGATCCTCTGTCCCACTGTTGCAAATGCCTTGAAAGTTACAAGCCATCATCTGTTGCTGAGAAACACTAGCTAAAATTACAATAATAAGTAGAGGGCCGAACACCTTCCTAGAAAGTTgatagaaaaatgaagaaagtcTGGCGTTGAAAAGCTccacagaaatatttgctttgcCCAAAATGCAGGAATATTTTCCAAGTAATACATCTATTACAAAGCCAAGAGGAGGCAGCTGAATATATGCAAAGATAGGTGTATAAGCAAAACCAGGGATAAAACAGGGTGTAGGGAAATAGGAGATTTGGATTCTTTACACTTCTGGGCTCCTGACTGTTGCGTGACTGAGTGTCTGATTGTACCAAATCCATAGATTTGGATGGAAATCTACAGACATTTTCTGCTTTAGTTTCTCTGTGCATGCATGGTGCTGTGAATGTCCAGCACATAATACTAGAGAAATATGGATTTAATGAGTTTTCCCACTTTTCTAGGACATccaaaagaaaaggcagaacaAAGACCTGATTGAACTGCAGGCCTTGATTGACAGCCACTTTGAAGccagaagaaaggaagaggaagaactGGTTGCCCTCAAGGAGAGGATTGTGAGTCATTGTACTCCATTTCCCTGTACTAGATTGAGAGATCATCTGTAGATGAGAAGCTGAAACCGCTGTCAGACTTTGACAGAAAGCTGTGCTGTCATGTACAAGAAGTGACTGCTCAAGTCATCATCAAATGGCTTCTCCCCCATCTGTCCCCTCTCTTAGCCCCTTGTTTTATATCTGAGAATTGCACAGAGACCCTTCTGCTCACTCTAGAAAGAGAGAAGGTGGCTCACACTCAATGAAGCAAAGCTCTTGGTAGTGGGATGTAGCAGTGGAGGCAGGTAAAGCCACGGTGGTGATCCAATGCCTCTGccactgctccctgcaggagaaGCGCAGAGCTgaaagagcagagcagcagagaatcCGGGctgagaaggagaaggagcgtCAGGCAAGGCTTGCGGTGAGTGTCATTACTTCCCTCTCCTTGTCCCTGCATCTAGAGACAGAAAAACTACAGGTTCTGCCTGCCTCAGTCCAGAGGTGAGGTGACCACTCTCAAAAGCAAGGGCAGAAAACAGGAGTTGCTAATTCTCCTCAATGTACTTCTCCGATCACATTCCCTGCACTGACACTGTCTGCTGGGGAAGCTGGGAGTCTGTCCTGGAGTCACTTGTTTGTGTTGCACTCCACAGGAGGAAAAAGCACgcagagaggaggaagatgccaagagaaaagctgaggatgatctgaagaagaagaaggctCTGTCCTCCATGGGTGCAACATACAGCAGTTATCTGGCTAAGGTAAAAATCATGTATTGatgaaagaaatatgaaaacattTAACGATTAAGCTGACTGAGAACAGTCTTCATTAGAAGTTGAGGAAAAGGCCCAGTGTTGAAATTGTTTCATTCAGGCTTAATTTCTGCAGTCTGATGTTAATTGGTGTTCTGAAAATAGGCTGACcagaagagaggaaagaagCAAACAGctagagagacgaagaagaagGTCCTGGCTGAGAGGCGCAAGCCCCTGAACATTGACCACCTTAATGAAGACAAGCTGAGGTAACATGTTTATCCTAATTTATGGAGTGTAATCCACTGATATTTGGTTTTACTGTCCTGGAATCTTCTCTGGTGATAAAATGAGGTAGAGGAGCGGGCCTTCCTTGAAATTCATCATGGGACCCACTTAAGTTGTGCCCTTGCTTAACCTGGAGAATGGAGGAGAAATGGGAATGTACGGAAGTGTTGAAATGGTTTGGTAGCCCTCTAGCTGTGCTCCTAGCATAGCTCTGTTAGCCTCTTCTGCTAATTAGGATTAGCTGCTCTCAGGACTAGCTCTGGAATTAGGTGAACAAGCCTACAGACTGGTATCTGTAGCATTCCCAGGGGTGAGTTATGCTGCTAAGGTACGAATAGGATCTCCATAAAGGCTGGAGGTTTGAAAGCTAAGTGCTCTGGTGCAGGGTAGTAATCAGATAATAGTCTGGACTGCATGTGTTGGAGTTTACACATGATTGAAAGATGAAGTTGGCTTACCTCAGCCCTGACACAGATGAGATTGCACAATGGCAACTGCTCTGCTTATCTGGGTGACCTTCAGAGTCCTCCTTCCTTCTTGTCTGATTCCACTGCAGTCTTATCTTTCATTAGGAGTTTGGGGGAAAATTAGAGTAATTATGTTAATATGTGACACATACAAGACTGCAAGTCTAAAAGACATGAAGGTGAGAAAAATGTGACCTTGAAAATGCTGAGTAGCTTTAAGAGAGCACAGAGGGTTTACAGGAAGATGTGTGAACGGCATCAAATAAAATTCATTATTAAtatgaaaacaaaggaaaatatctgATGTCATGTGTTTCTTCCGTCTTCCCCCATAAACACACAGGGACAAAGCTAAGGAGCTGTGGGACTGGCTATATCAGCTGGAGACTGAAAAGTATGACTTTACAGAGCAgatcaagaggaaaaaatatgagGTGAGTAGAGAGGCCATTTTGCTAATGGCGCAGGGTCCAACATGTAAAAATCTCTCTGATTCATTTGGCAGAAGTCATGTTGATAGAAAAATGGACATTATTTGGATCTCCAACGACCCTCTGCAATATTTATGCAGCAAAATGCTTGGAACTGCATTCCCCTAACATACATACTTGAACTGGATTTCACGTTTTAGGCCAAAACTGAATAGATAATTTCTAAGGTTTTCAGTGCCTCATGGAAAGGCAATCCCAATGGAAAATGGACCCCCTGCCCTCTCCTGGAATATTGTTCATTCTTGTTTATCTATAGGTAACTGTGACCTGAAAATTCAGTAACTCTCAGTTCACACACCTCCATTGCTACGTAATATTTTTAgatccatctttgatttcaaaCTTGAACGTTGTAAGTTTTATTCCATCCCAGACAGATTTCCTGTGGCTGAGCTCTCTGGAGTCACTGAAAACTGTCTCCAGAGAGGAGCATCTGACTGAAGTGTCATATGGTAACAGAAAGTGGGCATGTTTCATTCACACAGTCTCTTGATAGGGCGGCACTCACCTGCATTAGGTTTCAGTGGCTGAGAAATCCTACTggatctctctctctgtctcgcTCTCCTTTTAATTCCCAATCACACAGACACATGCTGACAGGCAGTGAGCAACACCAATGTAACTATCTCAATCTCTCTTAGATTTTAACAATGCGTTGCAGGCTGCAGGAGCTTTCCAAGTTGTAAGTACAATGAACTTGCCTGtgtaacagcagcagcaaaggctaCCAAATGCATGAGCCTGCCGCATGGTCAGAGCCGGTGCCAGACAGGAGCTGGCACTTGGCTCCAAGTGcagacagaaaagagaaaaatggatCTTATGTCTCTCCATTcacttcctttttctctccttttccattCTTTGAAAAGATGTAAAGTGGTAATTTAGGAAAAGAGTCATGAGTCCAACAGGGATTTGGTTAAAGAACTGAGCATGCAATCTATTGAGAGCACCTGAAAATAATTCCCTATCCAAAACCAGGTATTGCATGCATGGGAGCATCACCCCTGATGCATCACCTGGGGTACAAGCAGAAACACAGATACATGTGTAATAGCTTGGACTACAGTGTAGAGAGAATAGTATGGGTTTGGATAACTTCTCCACCTTGTGGCACATGGTTATCTAGATCCAGAATACTGCAGAGGACTAGCTTAATGGTAACAGGCCAAGTGGGTGTGGAAAAACAGGGAAtaaggcagtgccaggggaggggTACATGCTATGGTAAAGAGACCTCTGCATAAACACAGAGGTGGGTGCCTGCTGATGAAAAGCAAGGAGACTAAGTACAAAGAATGagcaaagcagaaggaaaatgcaCAGCTAAGATGGGAACAGAAAAGTGGAAGAATAAAGGGAGGatgacagcaggaaaaaaataaggagaaaGGTAAGTGAAAATAGGAAAGAGAATGAGGGACACAAAGCAAGGATGcaagggagagaaaaaggaaggaagcagGACACAGAAGAGTCATTCTTTAGCTCTAGTGTCTGTTGCTCTTTGGTGCTTCATTGGAGAGTGAGTGTCATAGTCACGATCATAAGGTTTGTGACTGAAGGTAAGTCTTAAGTGCTTGGGACAAATTGAAGACAAACGGTTCTCCTCAACACTTGGGGAAAATACTTGTCTGGAAAATAGCAATTTAAACTGCTGTGACAAATACTAAAACTTCCACAAGTAAGTACAAAAGCAAGTGACCTGTTGATCTTTCCTTGCTTGTGTTGTCCTGTTCCTGGTAATATTTCAGTCTCTtatgttttttctgtttgccaTGGGAAGACGTGAGACAGGAATTACCAGTTCTTGGGGCAACTGGAATGTAtgacttttgcttttctttttttgcacgCCGGGACCGTCAAGTGCGACTTTAAATACTCAAAATTTAGGTTGTCAAATTTTGGACTGGCAGAACCTGTGCAGAATTTTGAATTGCgtcaaaagcaaaagcaaagcatACCTCATGGCAAAGGCATTTCTTCAGTCCAGGAAATCCAAGCTGAACACTAACTCAGTTACAAATTAGAAGATGAAGGGGCAAAAGTCTCTATTACATCCTAGTGTAGGCTCTTCCAGTACATGAGTCCCTGGATTTCAGTAATGAGTTCAGGCCTACAGACCAAACAGAGTTACTAAGTCAGGCTATAATGTGTTTATCCCATGCAAGGTAGGTGTTTCCtcttctatgattctatgcaTTAGGTAATCTCTTATTAAATGAGTGGCTGGGAAAGTGGTGAGTGCTGCAAGCTCCTCACCTCTTGCTCTGCCAGCCAGCAAAAGGTATTCCAGCAGAATGTGATACTCATCTTCCATTTCTGTGGTCCCCATCCAAAGATCACTGAAGATCTTTGGGTTTACACAAACACTTGATGCATAGGAGTAAGGGAAGTGTGAGCAGGTAGCACTGAATGATGAAGGTGATGGAGCCACTGGAGAGCTTTCCAGTTGGCCAAGGTGATATTCATTCCAGTTTGCCTGCCTGCAGTTTGACATGCAAGTTCATAGGAGATTAACTTCAATATGTAGAAACACTTCTGGTAAGGGTTATAAAATTCTACCTTTTCTGTCCCTTGACATATGAAGTTGGTGTGCGGATTTATTGCCAAGAAGTAACATTTCTGTCCTTCAACCATGGGTGAGCTTTTATTTCCAAGAAAGTATTAATTCCTCCTACAGGCGCCTGTTTTGAGCACTTCACAGGTAAAATGCTCCTCTCCTTGAGGGAACAAGGTTTCTTTGTCTCTAAAAACCCTGGTCATGTATGTTGTTTGCAGATTGTCACCCTCAGAAACCGGATCGATCAGGCCCAGAAGCAGTAAGTATTTATATCCCCATCCTAGCTCCTGGCTTGGGGATATCTTCTCAGTGTTCAAATGTGTCACTTCAGCCTCAACACTGACATTTTCTTGTTGCAATGAAATGGGGCTAGAGATGGAAGAGCaactcccatcctgcctcacaTTGAGAAAATGAAGGGGAAACTGAAGTGAATGTAACACCTAACAAGAACAGATCATGTTTCTTCACACCATACCTTCAAAAATTTCCTCTGATTATTGTTGGGTTTTTCAAACACCTGATTGAGGTGCTTTGAATACTTGAGGGACTACAACCCTTGTTTATGAAGGATAAACAAGTGGTTGCTAAGTTTAAGAAGAATGGTGTGTAACAAGACTAACATAATGGGATTACTGTTGTGAGTTCTTTTCACTCATCTCTCTCCCACTTTCCTTCACCACAAGActatttcattacttttttgAGTCTAATATCATTATACTAGGTGTTTTTAATGGATTTATGAGATACCAGGGGTAGACACAACTTGAGGGTTAGAACATGCAGAAAACTGACACACACAGAGAAGTAACTGCAGGGCAGAAAGGGAGGTCTCCAGTGGTGGGTTTGATCTTCTCTGTGCATCTGTATATTTTTACCAAAGTCACACCAGGAATGAAGCAGTGGTCTTTGGTGATATATTTGGATGACCAGTTGCTGCCTTCCCACTTCCTCAAGATACCCTGGCTTATCAAATGAATGTAACGCTGCAGGTTTGGTTGTCTGTAATGCCAAACATAAGGCTTGACCTCCCCATGGTATTTTCTGTACAGAAGTGTAGGCTGATAATCATCAGCAGAATGCACAGCTGCAGAAGGATGCCATGGCTTGTCTGGGTGCTCCTGCTCTTGTGGGGTGCTACCACACCACCCACAACAGGCCTTCTTGTTCCCCAAAAAGACATGATACTCTCCCAGGACATTATTTGAAAAGGTTGCACCGAGAAGCCCAGAGCTAATGAGATTTCTGTGTGCTTAAGTTTCTATCCCTGCTAGACACTATCATTCCAAGGCAGTGCCTGCCAGTGTGTTATACAAGGATCAAATGAATCTCTTGCTTCAGACTTTATTAAATCTCCTTAAGCACACTCTAAAGGTTAGGTGTAACATCAAACATCACAGGTGCTTGTAGACATAAAAGGACTCTGTCTTTGTTTGAGGAGCTATGCAGTTCCTACACTGGGTTTTGAACCTTCAGAAAGGCTGGCAAAAGGGGGCATAGAGCTTAATTTAAGATAAGCAGAAAGTGCATACTCTCTTTTATGTAAACcatcattttttttcaaatagacCAAGCCTATCTTGGTCAAAGGTAAAGTATCCACTATGTGTTTGTCTCTGTCACTGTACTACATCCTTCTGTAAATATGGCTGGTGCTCTTGAACCAATCCATGGGGCAGCACAACAAAAATCTCCCCAGATATCATGTTCCcatgtttttcttctccctggAGGAATCAGTGGTTCTGAAGAAAGGCCTCTGTTGGCAGCAAGGCCCCACCACCTTGTgcctgctccccagccccacactcTGCATGTGCTTTGGTTCAAGAAGCAGCCTCATCATTGTGTGTGTGAGCTggaagggtttgggggtgtGCCAAGCCCCACAAATCAAGGTGCTGCTAATGGGAACTAGTGCAGAATCTAACTCAACTAACTTCCTGCCTAGCCCCATTCTGAGTTCAGGCTTCTCAGGCAGAAGGTAAGTGGCTTGCATGTTGGATTGCTCTTCTGTGTGCAAGAACTCTCAGAGAGAGTTTGCCTCAGGTGATTTGAGTGGGGAGGGTAGCTGGATTGCTCCCACACACCATGAAAAGACAGGGATACTGATAGGAGATCAGGCCTAAAAAATAGTTTGAATTCTTTTGGAAGCTCTGTTCTCACTATATAAACAGCCACTCTTCCTTTGCTAGAACAAAGCACTTCTTAGTTGTATTTAAATTACTGTTCAGCTTTTTGCCTCCACTAGTGAATGTAGTATCTGGGGAATTTGATCAGAGTTCTTTTATACTGAGCAAATTTCTCTAGATAGAGTTCTAAATCCTAAAATCCAGAGCACAGCAGATTTCAGATATTCAGAAAATATAAAGTCTGTGCCTGCATAGGCCTGTCACTTAGTTTGGAGACCACCTAGATTTCTACCCTGTAATCCAGGAGTCTGGAAGGGTCCATCCCTTTCAGGCATGCACATCCTACCTTTCACACTAAGAGCCCCAGGAGGAATATTTGTCCACGATATCGACAATATTTTTCTCAGGATGTGGTCAATGGCAGGTGTGCCCAACATGTGAGAAGTGAAAGCAGTTGAGACCTAACCTTAGAGTCAGAAATGCAGAGTGGCCACAGTGCCCCTGTGCTTCCATCATGCTgacatgttttcctttccttttgcaTTGTAGCAGCAAGAAGGCAGGAGCCAAGGGCAAGGTTGGTGGGCGCTGGAAGTAAAGCACCAGGCAGGATGGCCTTTAATGGTGTGCTGAACCCCTGCTGGTCTCCTCTTTCCTCCTTCACCGATCACTTGTGTTCTCATGCCTCAATGATAACAAAAATCACATCAGCCTGGATTGgctattgctgctgcttttcttcctggagggGTCTGGTGGCTTCCTCAGGCAAGGGGAAGCAAGTTCCCTGTGGAACTGGGATGACTCCTTGCTGGCATCTTCAATTCCTGCTGAGCATGTCCCTTATCCTCCTGATACCAGTCCTATGCTGTCCTGTAGATTGCTGTGTACAAATCTCTGGATTTTGTAAATAAAGCACAACCAGTACCTACTCCAATAACAGCCCTCTGGAATGgtgttttgtattttatttaatgccTTCCCATTTTCCAAGGATTTGGGAGTTGGTCCAAATCCTTACTTAGTATCATTTGATCTGTTTCTCCAAATGTGAAGAGGCTCAGCAAAGTCTCAGGTTTGGGGGCCTGTTTTAAGCCATCGTACAGGCAGATACCAAAAGCCGACTGTTCTCAGGGGGCTCATAATCTGGCTGCCAAATGTAGCTGAAATTGACTTCAAGTGATGAAGTGAATCAAAGAATTGGGAATAAAGGAACAAATCTACAGAAGTGGTAGTTCTTAGCACATAGCTTTTATTAAATGCACACAAGTGCAATAGAGAATGATTAATTCAaatattacattaaaatatttattgaggCTGTTAGCCTGCATACAATATTAAAGTCCAATGCTGAAGTGTGAATTACTTGGTTAATTCAATGTAGATGTCAAAACATGAGTGGCTGTTACTAAATTTGAGAGGCAAGCTGTTCTGTAGGGCCTCTTGTCTTTGCCAAGCATTGAACTGCCCTGGTGGTGGGAAGCCCATTAGAGCTTCTCCCATGTTTCcaaatttctatttctgataCCTGTTGGCTCTCTGTTGGCATGTGCTGAAGTGTCATGGACTCATCAGTGGTTTAGGTGTGAAGAGGCCTGAAAGACCATATAGctccaactcccctgccatgggtaggagCACCTCTCATTAGACCAGGCTATTCataaccccatccaacctggccttgaacagtACCAGCGATGGggcattcacagcttctctggacaacctatgccagtgcctcaccaccctcccagtAAAGAATTTCATCTCAGCATCAAATCTAAACCTTCCCCCTCTGTTTAAAACAGctgtcccttgtcctgtcatggGATACCTtggtaaaaagtctctgtctttcttgtAAGCCCCCTTACGTACTGAAAGGTCACAATCAGGTCTCCATGGAGGCTTGTTTTCCaggctgtgcagccccagctgtcTGCCTGTCCTCACAAGGGAGGTGTCCCAGCCCTTCCAGCATCCCTGTGGCTTCCTCCGGACCTGATCCAACAGCCCTGTGTGTGTTGTGCTGGGGTCTCACCAGTgtggagggcaggaggagagtcaggacaggaccaaaGGAGACAGTACTGCAGCATCCCACAGAGACTAGATTTTCGTGTAGTCACACGACTGgtagggttggaagggacctctggagattgTTCAGTCCAACCCCCCTGCTAAGGTGGTGTCACCCAGAGTAGGTGACACTTGAATGTGTCCAGGTGGGTTTCAGTATCTCCAGGGAGTGAGATTCTACATTCTCCCTTGGCCAGCCAGTGAACTCTCAGTGTGAAGATGTTCTTCCTCGCGTTGAGGCGGAACTTCTGTTCCAGTTTACAGCCATTGCCCCTTGTGTTGGGCAGCGCTGAAGGgtctggcaccatcctctgGGTACCCGCCTTTGAGATATTTGTACGCGACAAGGAGAGCCCCTCCgagtcttctcttctccagactaagCAGCCCCGGCTCCCGCAGTCTCTCCTGTTAAGAGAGACGCTCCAGGCccctccccatgtccctctCCGGctgctccttgtccttgtccccGTGAGGCGGCCCGGGCCGCGCTCAGccccgcgggccggggcgggggccgcgccgcgctccTCCGCGCCAGCAGGgggcgccgccgcgccgccggagccgctctgggccggcgctgccgcggGCGGCCATGGCGGCGGGCGGCAGGAGGGCCGTGTgagccgggcgggccgggccgggccgggaagggaagggaagagaagggaagggcGGCGGGGACCGCTGGGGCTCAGGCGGGCCGCGGGGTGGGGGGTCGGCCGGTCGGTGAGCGGCGGTGTGTTCCCGCAGGTACCCGCTGTTCCAGAGGGGCGGCCCGCAGCTGCGGATCTTCCGTCCCAACTTCTTCATGCTGGCGGTGCGGCCCGGCGTGCCCCAGCCCGAGGACACCGTGCAGTTCCGCGTCTCCATGGAGTGAGTGCGGGCACGGAGCCGGCCCGCGGGCGCAGGGCCGGCAGGGAAGGGCCCCTCTGCATCGGGCAGACCTGGCGGAGGGCACGGATTTGATGACGAGCTTTGCGTGCCTCCTCTCCCCGAGTGTTGGCGAGGCTCGGCCTTCCCAGGGACGGGCTTGGGAAGAAGAAGGGCTTAGAATTTGATCCAGAGTAAGCAAGGTGGTATCCAGTTATTTGTCAGGACTCTCTCAGCCTGACCAGTTTGCTGGCACACATTAGAACCTATTAGAACCTAGACTGTGGCAGGTTCTGTAAGATCAGCAGCTCCTACTCGGAATAAAGGCGTCTCAGGTTGGGCAGTGAGAAAGCCTGCTGAACACAGAATATACCTGGCATTTTGAATGTTGAGGCTACAGAGGATGAAGTATTTGACAGTTGTTACAGTTTATGGTTCATAAATCGCTGTGGCAGTGTGTGGTCTCGATTGAGTTTACACTTTCATGTTGTAAATCTGTCTTGGTTAAAGCAAGAAGAAGACATATTTATTCCTCAGTATCAATCAGTCTCtagtttattttgtttaaatatttacacttctttttctttctttccccaaaatgtttttttcattgcCTAGAATGACAAAACTGGATATCAGGAATTACCTTGAAAGAATATACAATGTGCCTGTAGCTGCTGTGAGAACCAGGATACAGTATGGTAAGTGCAGCTGAGTAACGCAAAGGAATGCATCCATGTGCAGCCAGAGTAGACTTTTACTTTTCAAAAGGTCTGTTAGATTTCAGCAGACTTTGGATGCGGTGGTTCCAGGTGCTTAGCTGTTAGCATAGTTGTTTATTCATCCCCTCAAATGAACATGCACCACTTCATATTTGAATGCTGTGATTAAATGATGATGTAAGTTTCactctaaaaagaaaaatctggatTTAAAAAGGATGATCATCCTGACAGTTTTATAGCTTGTGCTTTTGTAGTTGATACTTGAAGACCGGTGGGTGTCTCCCTTCAGAAGGAACTGCTTCATGTGTTTTAGTACAAgtagtaatttaatttaaattcagcTGTAgccttcatttaaaaaatgagcTGAGATTAGTTTGCATGCACACACAGGAGGTGTTACGGTCTAACAAAAGGTAAAGTTTGTAGAGCAAAGAAGAATCCTCTGTTGAACCAGTAGATAATGCCAGAAAAACATATTGACAAACTTTCA carries:
- the TNNT3 gene encoding troponin T, fast skeletal muscle isoform X1, producing MLFSLTAPVFHLIAFASCHIPPDEAPPAEAQEEAPPPAAEEAHEEEEKPRIKLTAPKIPEGEKVDFDDIQKKRQNKDLIELQALIDSHFEARRKEEEELVALKERIEKRRAERAEQQRIRAEKEKERQARLAEEKARREEEDAKRKAEDDLKKKKALSSMGATYSSYLAKADQKRGKKQTARETKKKVLAERRKPLNIDHLNEDKLRDKAKELWDWLYQLETEKYDFTEQIKRKKYEILTMRCRLQELSKFSKKAGAKGKVGGRWK
- the TNNT3 gene encoding troponin T, fast skeletal muscle isoform X2; the encoded protein is MLFSLTAPVFHLIAFASCHIPPDEAPPAEAQEEAPPPAEEAHEEEEKPRIKLTAPKIPEGEKVDFDDIQKKRQNKDLIELQALIDSHFEARRKEEEELVALKERIEKRRAERAEQQRIRAEKEKERQARLAEEKARREEEDAKRKAEDDLKKKKALSSMGATYSSYLAKADQKRGKKQTARETKKKVLAERRKPLNIDHLNEDKLRDKAKELWDWLYQLETEKYDFTEQIKRKKYEILTMRCRLQELSKFSKKAGAKGKVGGRWK